The DNA sequence GAAGGCCACGGGACGTCAGCGCCAGCCCGGCGTAGAGCAGGCCTGTGAACGGTGTGCCACGCCGTGCCATCTCGTCCACCGTGGGTCGGATCACGGTACGGACCACCTCGTCGACCAGGCCCGCGGGCGCCCAGGGCAGCGGGGTGTACGCGCCCATGCCGCCGGTGTTGGGGCCGGTGTCACCGTCGCCCACCCGCTTGTGGTCCTGAGCGGGCGAAAGCGGCACGACCGCGCCGGACTCGGTCACGACCGCGAACAGCGAGACCTCGGGCCCGTCGAGGTACTCCTCCAGAACCACCCGGTCGTCGGTGTCACGCAGGCTGGCACGCACGGCCTCGACCGCCACGTCCCGGTCAGTGGTGACCGTGACGCCCTTGCCGGCCGCCAGGCCGTCGTACTTCACCACGTAGGGCGGGCCGAACGTGTCGAGGTCGGCCAGCGCCGAGGAGATCTCGGTGTGATCTCGTGAGTCGGCCGTCGGCACGCCGGCCGCGCGCATGATCTCCTTCGCGAAGGCCTTGCTGCCCTCCAGCCGTGCCGCGGCGGCGGACGGCCCGAACACCGGCAGCCCGCGGGCCCGAAGCTCGTCGCCCGCACCCGCCACCAGCGGGACCTCCGGGCCGACGATGGTCAGGTCGGCCTGGACGGCCTCGGCCAGGCCGGCGACCGCGTCCGGATCCTCGACCCGAAGCGGGCGTGGCTCGGCAAGCTCCGCCGTACCAGCGTTTCCAGGGGCGCACACGAGCGCGCCGACCGCCGGATCCCGGGAGAGCGCGCGGCAAAGAGCATGCTCACGCCCACCGGACCCGACAACAAGAACCTTCATCGCTTGGAGGGGGCGAAGGACGCAGCCGCGGAAGTCACGGGGTCCAGGTTAGCGCGCACCTTGATCGTTGAGTCTTTTTCCCGTGGTCTCAGAGGCCGACCCCGGCCTGCCAGAGCATGTGGGCCATGCCGTGCACGAGGTGCAGCGCGCAGCGCCGGGCATCGACCTCGGCCATGGTCTGGA is a window from the Parafrankia irregularis genome containing:
- the purD gene encoding phosphoribosylamine--glycine ligase, which gives rise to MKVLVVGSGGREHALCRALSRDPAVGALVCAPGNAGTAELAEPRPLRVEDPDAVAGLAEAVQADLTIVGPEVPLVAGAGDELRARGLPVFGPSAAAARLEGSKAFAKEIMRAAGVPTADSRDHTEISSALADLDTFGPPYVVKYDGLAAGKGVTVTTDRDVAVEAVRASLRDTDDRVVLEEYLDGPEVSLFAVVTESGAVVPLSPAQDHKRVGDGDTGPNTGGMGAYTPLPWAPAGLVDEVVRTVIRPTVDEMARRGTPFTGLLYAGLALTSRGLRVVEFNVRFGDPEVQAILALLNSPLTAVLSGRVRPTWRSGAAITVVVAAPGYPTAPRLGGPIRGLAAAGALTGVDVLHAGTRRDESGQVIASGGRVLSVTAIGSNLESARGSAYEAVSRISLDGAHYRTDIGDPSRMPHAGTSRNR